A stretch of Crossiella cryophila DNA encodes these proteins:
- a CDS encoding LacI family DNA-binding transcriptional regulator has product MKRVTIHDVARSAGVSRQTVSRALNDKAEIDGGTKQRVLDAARTLGYRPSRFARGLVRQDTVTIGLVIPDLRNPFFTEIAASALEAARARDWHVVVHDTADSPEREIGTLRVIGSQVDAVVGYFSQSEEEIERHVAGLPVVFLGREHRNPRFSSIRIDGEAGIAAAVDHLVAAGHTRIGMLDHNRRNEPSIRQRWFRTAAASAGLVLDPGWILGANQSVDGGALAFEALHAAHPEITALLTFNDIIAIGALRRARQLGLRVPADLALIGFDGLELGALIDPPLTSVAIDTNRLGTLAIEDVARLLAGDRAAAPEDLVVRGALRLRGSA; this is encoded by the coding sequence ATGAAGCGGGTGACGATTCACGACGTGGCGCGGTCGGCCGGGGTGTCCCGGCAGACCGTGTCCCGCGCGCTCAACGACAAGGCCGAGATCGACGGCGGCACCAAACAACGCGTCCTGGACGCCGCCCGCACCCTCGGGTACCGGCCCAGCCGGTTCGCCAGGGGACTGGTGCGGCAGGACACCGTCACCATCGGCCTGGTCATCCCCGACCTGCGCAACCCGTTCTTCACCGAGATCGCCGCCAGCGCCCTGGAAGCGGCCAGGGCCAGGGACTGGCACGTGGTCGTGCACGACACCGCGGACAGTCCGGAGCGGGAGATCGGCACGCTGCGGGTGATCGGCTCGCAGGTGGACGCCGTGGTCGGCTACTTCAGCCAGTCCGAGGAGGAGATCGAGCGGCACGTGGCCGGCCTGCCGGTGGTCTTCCTCGGCCGCGAGCACCGCAACCCCCGGTTCAGCTCGATCCGCATCGACGGCGAGGCGGGCATCGCCGCCGCGGTGGACCACCTGGTCGCGGCCGGGCACACCCGGATCGGCATGCTCGACCACAACCGCCGTAACGAGCCCAGCATCCGGCAACGCTGGTTTCGCACCGCCGCCGCCAGTGCGGGCCTGGTCCTGGACCCGGGCTGGATCCTCGGCGCCAACCAGTCGGTCGACGGCGGCGCACTGGCCTTCGAGGCCCTGCACGCGGCCCACCCGGAGATCACCGCGCTGCTCACCTTCAACGACATCATCGCCATCGGCGCCCTGCGCCGGGCCCGCCAGCTCGGCCTGCGCGTCCCGGCCGACCTGGCCCTGATCGGCTTCGACGGCCTGGAACTCGGCGCCCTGATCGACCCCCCGCTGACCAGCGTGGCCATCGACACCAACCGCCTGGGCACCCTCGCCATCGAGGACGTGGCCCGGCTGCTCGCCGGTGATCGCGCCGCCGCCCCCGAAGACCTGGTCGTGCGGGGTGCGCTGCGGCTGCGCGGCTCGGCCTGA
- a CDS encoding erythromycin esterase family protein, whose translation MSQDIRDFGTATGELLAFGEPTHQEPAFGQIRNELLVQLADLGFRSIVLETDRVAALLVDDYVQDGTGTLDAALSEGFSHGFGELAANRDLLAWLREYNQDRAPADRIAFHGFDLPTETMNAPSPLSYLEAARDYLGFGLDLASLAGPDERWSRTEAVMDPASSPGATPEADRLHALADDLYTSLHVYAPELIAGTSRARWHRAKIQLTAGLALLSYHRQCAKPMEQNARVSALLENRDAHMARNLLHIREIEADRGPTLVFSSNAHLQRNRAHWRLGEMDLSWVTAGSIVSSLLGDRYAFIAGSLGRSAALGLDEPEPESYEGQLQSQFADWGLTRAASVDPARSRAETNPRQGYFPLDQPTLDGADLVLHISAGDPTAPRATRS comes from the coding sequence ATGAGTCAGGACATTCGCGACTTCGGCACCGCCACCGGCGAGCTGCTGGCCTTCGGTGAGCCCACCCACCAGGAACCGGCCTTCGGGCAGATCCGCAACGAACTGCTCGTCCAGCTGGCCGACCTCGGCTTCCGCTCCATCGTCCTGGAGACCGACCGGGTGGCCGCGCTGCTCGTCGACGACTACGTCCAGGACGGCACCGGCACCCTGGACGCGGCGCTGTCCGAGGGCTTCTCGCACGGCTTCGGCGAGCTGGCCGCCAACCGGGACCTGCTCGCCTGGCTGCGCGAGTACAACCAGGACCGCGCGCCGGCCGACCGGATCGCCTTCCACGGCTTCGACCTGCCGACCGAGACGATGAACGCGCCCAGCCCGCTGAGCTACCTCGAAGCGGCCCGCGACTACCTGGGATTCGGCCTCGACCTGGCGAGCCTGGCCGGTCCGGACGAGCGGTGGAGCCGGACCGAGGCGGTCATGGACCCGGCCAGCTCGCCCGGCGCCACCCCCGAGGCCGACCGGCTGCACGCGCTCGCCGACGACCTGTACACCTCGCTGCACGTCTACGCCCCGGAACTCATCGCAGGCACCTCCCGCGCCCGCTGGCACCGGGCGAAGATCCAGCTCACCGCCGGACTCGCCCTGCTCAGCTACCACCGGCAGTGCGCGAAGCCGATGGAACAGAACGCCAGGGTCTCCGCCCTGCTGGAGAACCGGGACGCGCACATGGCCAGGAACCTGCTGCACATCCGGGAGATCGAGGCGGACCGCGGCCCCACCCTGGTCTTCTCCTCCAACGCGCACCTGCAACGCAACCGGGCACACTGGCGGCTGGGCGAGATGGACCTCAGCTGGGTGACCGCGGGGTCCATCGTCAGCTCCCTGCTGGGCGATCGGTACGCCTTCATCGCGGGCAGCCTCGGCCGCAGCGCCGCGCTCGGGCTGGACGAGCCCGAACCGGAGAGCTACGAGGGTCAGCTGCAAAGCCAGTTCGCCGACTGGGGCCTGACCAGGGCCGCCTCGGTCGACCCGGCCCGCAGCCGGGCCGAGACCAACCCCCGCCAGGGCTACTTCCCACTCGACCAGCCCACCCTGGACGGAGCCGACCTGGTCCTGCACATCAGCGCTGGCGACCCGACCGCCCCGCGCGCCACCCGCAGCTAG
- a CDS encoding TioE family transcriptional regulator yields the protein MRPHDLAREHGLSTQAIRNYERDGFLPPAERTASGYRVYTEAHAAALRAFLALIPAYGHATAGRLMNAVHRGEVEQVLKIIDRGHAQLLRDRETLAAVRTAVDHLTAEPAPATSTDAEPRTVGELAHQLQVTPATLRNWEDAGILTPARDPVTGYRIFHAGDVRDAELAHLLRRGGYPLDRISTVVHQIRTAGGTDTLARALADWQRKLTERGLAMLHSATRLSQCLDLTDPDH from the coding sequence TTGCGACCACATGACCTCGCGCGAGAGCACGGCCTGTCGACCCAGGCGATCCGCAACTACGAGCGGGACGGCTTCCTGCCGCCCGCCGAACGCACCGCCAGCGGCTACCGGGTCTACACCGAGGCGCACGCGGCCGCGCTGCGTGCCTTCCTCGCCCTCATCCCGGCCTACGGGCACGCGACCGCGGGCCGGCTGATGAACGCGGTGCACCGCGGCGAGGTCGAGCAGGTCCTCAAGATCATCGACCGCGGGCACGCCCAGCTGCTGCGCGACCGGGAGACCCTGGCCGCGGTGCGGACCGCGGTGGATCACCTGACCGCGGAGCCCGCTCCCGCGACCTCGACCGACGCCGAGCCGCGGACCGTCGGCGAACTCGCGCACCAGCTCCAGGTCACCCCGGCGACCCTGCGCAACTGGGAGGACGCGGGCATCCTGACCCCCGCGCGCGATCCGGTGACCGGGTACCGGATCTTCCACGCCGGTGACGTCCGCGATGCCGAACTGGCCCACCTGCTGCGTCGCGGCGGCTACCCGCTGGACCGGATTTCCACCGTGGTGCACCAGATCCGGACCGCGGGCGGCACCGACACCCTGGCCCGCGCGCTGGCGGACTGGCAGCGCAAGCTCACCGAGCGCGGCCTGGCCATGCTGCACTCGGCCACCCGGCTGAGCCAGTGCCTGGACCTGACCGACCCGGATCACTAA
- a CDS encoding DUF6191 domain-containing protein, producing MLWTIPGGVLLMVAVGVYELIRHRRRRRGGTPLTATYVNELTAMFYGTKRDELDHRQSMSMMREDQVQGAPPPLGIDLDRGTAVLRPEDRRQT from the coding sequence ATGCTGTGGACCATCCCGGGCGGGGTGCTGCTGATGGTCGCGGTGGGGGTGTACGAGCTGATCCGGCACCGGCGGCGCAGGCGCGGTGGCACGCCGCTGACCGCGACCTATGTCAACGAGCTGACCGCGATGTTCTACGGCACCAAACGCGATGAGCTGGACCACCGGCAGTCCATGTCGATGATGCGCGAGGACCAGGTCCAGGGCGCGCCGCCACCCCTGGGCATCGACCTGGACCGGGGCACCGCGGTGCTGCGACCGGAAGATCGCCGACAGACCTGA
- a CDS encoding nSTAND1 domain-containing NTPase, which produces MANAPSIVRILDATGAAAGTGFLVTSDLVLTCAHVLGDQDSTTLDFPLLDEDSTWPAQVVAAVAETDIAVLRLAATPPGAVPSRLSREPVRWGEQVRVFGFPPELEHGVWVAAELRAATAAGWVQIESAPGRRRVGPGFSGSPVYSPAAGGVVGMVVAAERGAGTTTAYVLPVPTLLTADPGIAAPDPAEVCPYRGLEPFAEEHADGFRGRSELTGKALDVVAAQPVVVVAGPSGSGKSSLVRAGVVPGVRRRGMDVVLFRVLAGDPLTALALALLGPDARLPEAEELAKRLDSAEKALPWLLERVGPGGLLIGIDQFEEIPPESARTLFAVLFDLVSAAPPLRNGSPALVLLLTLRSGTLDELVTSQSATAMANGVVFVPPMTRVQLAEAVRADGVSFEPGLVDRILDHAGTEPGTLPLVEFTLARLWEQREAGQLTNRAYDELDGVAGALAGYAEGLYGRLGPAEQLAARRLLTGLARADDSGFQRRQMLLSDVDDDLLPLLGKLSTGRLVVVDGQAKIVELAHQALLHRWPRLKGWLAEEREFLAWRQQLRDSLRRWQLDGREEDGLLRGLALARAEQWQPKLTAEEREYVGASRIRAQRGRRIRRAVVGVIAALALVASGLAVLADRANRESQEQLRAALSRALAAESTGLQQSDPRSALQLAQAAWQTAQTTEAWGALFTQYVRYQQVDRLFQGLLPGKLRQVMSSADGGTTLLVNEDGLSSVWAGLNGDRPVRLRSLDRPVTGGTFQLSQSGRVFAYTSANGEVGVWRRDSQEVTVLREGEPGSRRADVLSLTISADDNQLLIRRAAAKTALERWDLTQRRQLPITDRLELAGGATYLGTVPNTVVVDGVGGTTSYDLGTGKEIRSWSTAGQTQRLVAENGAVVVECEDTKLRVLEIATGALRGEFPMRCGYLKLDGSTNYAIFPSSLRTDESHQRVEVVDLRTGASHQLIVPALNLLTETAILTRITSKASVFPGADGRPRVLFGDKNLLYRQDGPAPAPAMSIVNPFRSPDGRLIATYDHTGRITLRESRTGIVLGTADGAPLKTLARQHSSIEFTTDSRRLLTMQDNAVVVYSVPALTLERRIDLPPRTGRDLAGAQLVSNSMRDLGNGQFVLLRGGSLSRWNLADGRQVGETTPTWPEHGPPTNSRDPELEVRPGHPAEVAVIQSNSDVELWHLDQRTRIGVLGRAGNGGDTVRFTADQPTALVLTADNTIQFWDLAPPRPRGRPIPVGLTRSLVGAIPGGKVITVMSGLNTQSAQVWDVATAKLLGTFTGTSDLNEWKLDGVELTNLGPRVPRSVRMDPELWRKALCAHNNRDFTEAEHTVLTQLNAPTERPCPTP; this is translated from the coding sequence GTGGCCAACGCGCCGTCGATCGTGCGGATCCTGGACGCCACCGGGGCGGCGGCCGGGACCGGGTTCCTCGTGACCAGTGACCTGGTGCTGACCTGCGCACACGTCCTTGGCGACCAGGACTCGACCACCCTCGACTTCCCCCTGCTGGACGAGGATTCCACCTGGCCCGCGCAGGTGGTCGCCGCCGTGGCCGAGACCGATATCGCGGTGCTGCGACTGGCCGCCACGCCACCAGGTGCGGTGCCGTCCAGGTTGTCCCGCGAACCGGTGCGCTGGGGTGAGCAGGTCCGGGTGTTCGGGTTCCCTCCGGAGCTGGAACACGGGGTGTGGGTGGCGGCGGAACTGCGGGCGGCCACCGCGGCGGGCTGGGTGCAGATCGAGTCCGCGCCGGGACGGCGGCGGGTCGGGCCGGGTTTCAGCGGCTCGCCGGTGTACTCCCCCGCGGCCGGCGGCGTGGTCGGCATGGTGGTGGCGGCCGAACGCGGCGCCGGGACCACCACCGCGTACGTGCTGCCGGTGCCGACCTTGCTGACCGCGGATCCCGGCATCGCCGCGCCGGATCCCGCGGAGGTGTGCCCGTACCGGGGGCTGGAGCCCTTCGCCGAGGAGCACGCCGACGGGTTCCGCGGGCGCTCGGAGCTGACCGGGAAGGCGCTGGATGTTGTTGCGGCGCAACCGGTTGTGGTGGTGGCCGGGCCCTCGGGCAGCGGCAAGTCCTCGCTGGTGCGGGCCGGGGTGGTGCCCGGGGTACGACGGCGCGGGATGGACGTGGTGCTGTTCCGGGTGCTGGCCGGGGATCCGCTGACCGCGTTGGCGCTGGCGTTGCTGGGTCCGGACGCCCGGCTGCCGGAGGCCGAGGAACTGGCAAAACGCCTCGACTCAGCGGAGAAAGCCTTGCCCTGGCTACTGGAACGGGTTGGGCCGGGCGGACTGCTGATCGGCATCGACCAGTTCGAGGAGATCCCGCCCGAGTCCGCACGCACACTGTTCGCCGTGCTGTTCGACCTGGTCAGCGCCGCACCCCCGCTGCGAAACGGCTCCCCGGCCCTGGTCCTGCTGCTGACCCTGCGCTCGGGCACCTTGGACGAACTGGTCACCAGCCAGAGCGCGACCGCGATGGCCAACGGCGTGGTGTTCGTACCGCCGATGACCCGCGTCCAGCTCGCCGAAGCGGTCCGCGCCGACGGCGTGAGCTTCGAACCCGGCCTGGTGGACCGGATCCTGGACCACGCGGGCACCGAACCCGGCACGTTGCCACTGGTGGAGTTCACGCTGGCGCGGTTGTGGGAGCAGCGCGAGGCCGGTCAGCTCACCAACCGGGCCTACGACGAGTTGGACGGGGTGGCGGGTGCGCTGGCCGGGTACGCCGAGGGGTTGTACGGGCGGTTGGGTCCGGCGGAGCAGCTGGCGGCCCGGCGGTTGCTGACCGGATTGGCCCGCGCCGACGACAGCGGTTTCCAGCGCCGCCAGATGCTACTGTCCGATGTGGACGATGACCTGCTTCCGTTGCTGGGCAAGCTCTCCACCGGCAGGCTCGTTGTGGTGGACGGTCAGGCCAAGATCGTCGAACTGGCTCATCAGGCGCTGTTGCACCGGTGGCCGCGGCTGAAGGGGTGGTTGGCGGAGGAGCGGGAGTTCCTGGCGTGGCGGCAACAGCTGCGGGACAGCCTGCGGCGGTGGCAGCTGGACGGGCGGGAGGAGGACGGGTTGCTGCGCGGGCTGGCGTTGGCCAGAGCCGAGCAGTGGCAACCTAAACTGACCGCGGAGGAACGTGAGTACGTTGGGGCGAGCCGGATCCGGGCGCAGCGGGGGCGGCGGATCCGGCGGGCGGTGGTCGGGGTGATCGCGGCGCTGGCGCTGGTGGCGAGTGGGCTGGCGGTGCTGGCTGATCGGGCGAACCGGGAAAGCCAGGAGCAGTTGCGGGCGGCGCTGTCCCGGGCACTGGCTGCCGAATCGACTGGGTTGCAGCAGAGCGACCCACGCTCGGCCTTGCAACTGGCCCAGGCGGCTTGGCAGACCGCCCAGACCACCGAGGCATGGGGCGCGCTGTTCACCCAGTACGTGCGGTACCAGCAGGTGGACAGGCTGTTCCAGGGGCTGTTGCCGGGCAAGCTGCGGCAGGTCATGAGCAGCGCGGACGGTGGCACCACGTTGCTGGTCAACGAGGACGGCCTGTCCTCGGTGTGGGCGGGGCTCAACGGCGACCGCCCGGTCCGGCTCCGGTCACTGGATCGGCCGGTGACCGGCGGGACCTTTCAGCTCAGTCAGTCCGGCAGGGTCTTCGCCTACACCAGCGCGAACGGCGAGGTCGGCGTGTGGCGGCGGGACAGTCAGGAAGTGACAGTCCTGCGCGAGGGCGAGCCCGGTTCGCGCCGCGCGGACGTGCTGTCCCTGACCATTTCCGCCGACGACAACCAGCTGCTGATCCGGCGCGCGGCGGCGAAGACCGCATTGGAGCGCTGGGACCTGACCCAGCGCAGGCAACTGCCGATCACCGATCGACTCGAACTGGCAGGCGGCGCGACCTACCTGGGGACCGTGCCGAACACCGTGGTGGTGGACGGAGTCGGCGGCACGACCAGCTATGACCTGGGCACTGGCAAGGAGATCCGGTCGTGGTCCACCGCTGGGCAGACGCAGCGCCTGGTGGCGGAGAACGGCGCGGTAGTGGTCGAATGCGAGGACACGAAGCTGCGGGTCCTGGAGATCGCCACCGGCGCCCTGCGTGGCGAGTTCCCCATGCGCTGCGGTTATCTCAAGCTGGACGGCAGCACGAACTACGCGATTTTCCCGTCATCGCTCCGCACAGACGAGTCGCATCAGCGGGTCGAGGTGGTCGACCTGCGCACCGGCGCCTCCCACCAGCTCATCGTCCCGGCGCTCAACCTGCTCACCGAGACCGCCATCCTGACCAGGATCACCAGCAAGGCATCGGTGTTCCCCGGTGCGGATGGACGGCCCAGGGTGCTGTTCGGCGACAAGAACCTGCTGTACCGGCAGGACGGCCCAGCTCCGGCGCCTGCCATGTCCATCGTGAACCCCTTCCGCAGTCCGGACGGGCGACTCATCGCCACATACGACCACACCGGCCGGATCACCCTGCGCGAGAGCAGGACCGGGATCGTCCTCGGCACGGCCGACGGCGCACCGCTCAAAACCTTGGCCAGACAGCACAGTTCGATCGAGTTCACCACCGACAGCAGGCGACTGCTGACCATGCAGGACAACGCGGTAGTGGTCTACTCGGTGCCCGCGCTCACGCTGGAACGCCGGATCGACCTGCCACCGCGGACCGGCAGAGACCTGGCCGGGGCCCAGCTGGTGTCGAACAGCATGCGCGACCTGGGAAACGGGCAGTTCGTCCTCTTGCGCGGCGGCAGTCTCAGTCGGTGGAACCTCGCTGACGGCAGGCAGGTCGGCGAGACCACCCCGACCTGGCCCGAGCATGGCCCGCCGACGAACTCCAGGGACCCGGAACTGGAGGTCCGGCCGGGGCATCCGGCAGAGGTGGCGGTCATCCAGTCCAACAGTGACGTCGAGTTGTGGCACCTCGATCAGCGCACCAGGATCGGGGTGCTCGGCCGGGCCGGAAATGGCGGCGACACCGTGCGGTTCACGGCCGATCAGCCCACGGCACTGGTTCTCACCGCGGACAACACGATCCAGTTCTGGGACCTGGCCCCGCCTCGCCCGCGAGGCAGGCCGATCCCGGTCGGCCTCACCCGCAGCCTGGTCGGGGCGATCCCCGGCGGCAAGGTGATCACTGTCATGAGCGGGCTCAACACCCAGTCCGCCCAGGTCTGGGATGTGGCCACAGCCAAGCTCCTCGGCACGTTCACCGGTACCAGCGATCTCAACGAGTGGAAGCTGGACGGCGTCGAGCTGACTAATCTCGGCCCGAGAGTGCCACGGTCGGTGCGAATGGATCCGGAACTGTGGCGCAAAGCGTTGTGCGCACACAACAACCGCGACTTCACCGAAGCCGAACACACCGTGCTGACCCAACTCAACGCCCCCACCGAACGCCCCTGCCCCACCCCCTGA
- a CDS encoding universal stress protein has product MSGPAARVVVGVDGSESALNAVLWAARECLRQHGVLRLVFAFHLPDWGLPELDGTVAEVRASLRRHAADCLAEAAEVARTVSVELPVEQRVCEEGAAAALIEESGRARLLVVGSRGLGGFAGLLLGSTALALSTHARSPVVVVRGCVPEHGRVVVGADGSPPGEQAIGFAFAAAAGRSAPVVAVLAWADAVLDRDPVPADWTGLAEEHHALLGQRLAGWAERYPEVRVQRLVVRDRPVRALLRAAEDAQLLVVGARGLGGFAGLLLGSTSRSLLLHAPCPTVVIRPPEPA; this is encoded by the coding sequence ATGTCCGGACCTGCCGCACGGGTTGTCGTCGGGGTCGACGGCTCCGAGTCCGCACTCAACGCGGTGCTGTGGGCGGCCAGGGAATGCCTGCGGCAGCACGGGGTGCTGCGACTGGTCTTCGCCTTCCACCTGCCCGACTGGGGTTTGCCGGAACTCGACGGCACGGTCGCCGAGGTGCGGGCCAGCCTGCGCAGGCACGCCGCCGACTGCCTGGCCGAGGCGGCCGAGGTGGCGCGCACGGTGTCGGTCGAGCTGCCGGTGGAGCAGCGGGTGTGCGAGGAGGGCGCGGCGGCGGCGCTGATCGAGGAGTCCGGGCGGGCGCGGTTGCTGGTGGTGGGCTCGCGTGGGCTTGGCGGGTTCGCCGGGTTGCTGCTGGGGTCGACGGCACTGGCGTTGAGCACGCACGCGCGGTCGCCGGTGGTGGTGGTCCGGGGCTGCGTGCCGGAGCACGGGCGGGTGGTGGTCGGCGCGGACGGCTCGCCGCCCGGCGAACAGGCCATCGGCTTCGCCTTCGCCGCGGCCGCCGGCCGGTCCGCCCCGGTGGTGGCGGTGCTGGCCTGGGCGGACGCGGTGCTGGACCGGGACCCGGTGCCCGCCGACTGGACCGGCCTGGCCGAGGAACACCACGCACTACTGGGCCAGCGGCTGGCGGGCTGGGCGGAGCGTTACCCGGAGGTGCGGGTGCAGCGCCTGGTCGTACGCGACCGCCCGGTGCGGGCACTGCTGCGTGCGGCCGAGGACGCGCAACTCCTGGTGGTCGGCGCCCGCGGCCTCGGCGGGTTCGCCGGACTTCTGCTCGGCTCCACCAGCCGATCACTGCTGCTGCACGCCCCCTGCCCGACGGTGGTCATCCGCCCGCCCGAACCCGCCTGA
- a CDS encoding pentapeptide repeat-containing protein yields MGNSGKRRRVAGLRRPAPRGWRRAVAMFSWDGWLKVTALLTSLATVAALWFTAEALHTTRGQVGLTEQGQYTDRFGKAVEQLGSDKPAIRMGGLYALERLARDSARDHATIVEVLSAYVRERAPRDNCRDPRPAADVQTALTVLGRRDAGRDQHARVDWRGACLAGAELSEAHLGQARLDGVNLRDAVLRGANLTGAQLRDADLTNAYLVDTDLRGADLHQTRMAGAFVGGRSPTGLVINPAAQLQVRTQSPPVVETRMVILKARPGDDSVWMDYWRQELPRSGDLNMDQTGISAGQQAQFAVMPGTVAPDWERCRLAQNWGIRVEFAELRPGSHLCARTREGRLAQIRVIDLPSSPKSAGAFVFAGLTWQRD; encoded by the coding sequence GTGGGCAATTCAGGTAAGCGCCGCCGGGTCGCCGGGCTGCGTCGGCCCGCGCCGCGCGGGTGGCGCCGGGCGGTCGCGATGTTCAGCTGGGACGGCTGGCTGAAGGTGACCGCGTTACTCACCTCGCTGGCCACGGTGGCGGCGCTGTGGTTCACCGCCGAGGCGCTGCACACGACCAGGGGGCAGGTCGGACTGACCGAGCAGGGCCAGTACACCGATCGCTTCGGCAAGGCGGTCGAGCAACTCGGCTCGGACAAGCCCGCGATCCGGATGGGCGGCCTGTACGCGCTGGAACGGCTGGCCAGGGATTCGGCGCGGGATCACGCCACCATCGTGGAGGTGCTGTCGGCCTACGTCCGCGAACGCGCCCCGCGCGACAACTGCCGTGACCCACGCCCCGCCGCCGATGTGCAGACCGCGCTCACCGTGCTCGGCCGCCGGGACGCCGGTCGCGACCAGCATGCCCGGGTCGACTGGCGCGGGGCCTGCCTGGCCGGGGCGGAACTGTCCGAGGCCCACCTCGGGCAGGCCCGGCTGGACGGGGTCAACCTGCGCGATGCCGTGCTGCGCGGCGCGAATCTCACCGGGGCCCAGCTGCGGGACGCCGATCTCACCAACGCCTACCTGGTGGACACGGACCTCCGCGGCGCGGACCTGCACCAGACCAGGATGGCCGGGGCCTTCGTCGGCGGCCGGAGCCCGACCGGACTCGTGATCAATCCGGCGGCACAGCTCCAGGTCCGCACCCAGAGTCCGCCGGTCGTGGAGACCCGCATGGTCATACTCAAGGCGCGTCCAGGGGACGACTCGGTGTGGATGGACTACTGGCGGCAGGAACTCCCGCGCTCCGGCGATCTGAACATGGACCAGACCGGGATCTCCGCCGGGCAGCAGGCCCAGTTCGCGGTCATGCCGGGCACCGTCGCACCGGACTGGGAACGCTGCCGGCTCGCCCAGAACTGGGGCATCCGGGTCGAGTTCGCCGAGCTGCGGCCGGGCAGCCACCTGTGTGCCAGGACCCGCGAGGGCAGGCTCGCGCAGATACGGGTGATCGACCTGCCGTCATCGCCGAAATCAGCAGGCGCCTTCGTCTTCGCCGGACTGACCTGGCAGCGGGACTGA